The following coding sequences are from one Lolium rigidum isolate FL_2022 chromosome 6, APGP_CSIRO_Lrig_0.1, whole genome shotgun sequence window:
- the LOC124662240 gene encoding AAA-ATPase At3g50940-like, protein MAAPSEGPKVLKAYKEALATAASVSAYAMLARGMAREFLPDELCAAVRWGASLVCSRLGAREKARHTIIIRRVENNHLFDAARTYLADKISPRTMPRLRLSHSRVTDESDGSSSWCTLLSMEDGGSTTDNFDGAEFRWLYVESGGDNNGNRSRGGSESLELSFEVEHADTVLERYVPFVVSAAEELWRQDRALKIFLNDGSMWQGINHHHPASFDTLAMDPALKRAVRDDLDRFLKRRDYYQRIGKAWKRGYLLYGPPGTGKSSLVAAMANYLRFNIYDLDLAGLYDNTCLQRLLVDMSNQSILVIEDIDCSFDTMSRERSKVSESADAEEDDDRDHRTREEPKITLSGLLNFIDGLWSTSGEERIIIFTTNYKDRLDPALLRPGRMDMHVYMGYCCWEAFRTLAQNYHLLEDHPLFPEIQELLAAVEVTPAEVSEMLLRSEDADVAMRVLTEFLQERSGATKESKHKPDEAQ, encoded by the coding sequence ATGGCGGCACCGTCGGAGGGGCCAAAGGTGCTGAAGGCGTACAAGGAGGCGCTGGCCACCGCAGCCTCGGTGAGCGCGTACGCCATGCTTGCGCGCGGCATGGCGCGGGAGTTCCTCCCCGACGAGCTGTGTGCAGCGGTGCGCTGGGGAGCGTCCTTGGTGTGCTCCCGCCTGGGAGCCCGCGAGAAGGCCCGCCACACCATCATCATCCGCCGCGTCGAGAACAACCACTTATTCGACGCGGCACGCACGTACCTGGCCGACAAGATCAGTCCGCGTACCATGCCCCGGCTGCGCCTCTCGCACTCCCGCGTCACTGATGAGTCGGACGGGAGCAGCAGCTGGTGCACGCTCCTGAGCATGGAGGATGGCGGCTCCACCACCGACAACTTCGACGGCGCCGAGTTCCGCTGGCTGTACGTGGAATCCGGTGGCGACAACAACGGTAACAGGAGCCGGGGCGGCAGCGAGTCCTTGGAGCTGagcttcgaggtggagcacgcggATACCGTGCTCGAGAGGTACGTTCCCTTCGTCgtgtcggcggcggaggagctgtgGCGCCAGGACCGCGCGCTCAAGATCTTTCTCAACGACGGGAGCATGTGGCAGGGGATCAACCACCACCACCCGGCCTCCTTCGACACGCTCGCCATGGACCCGGCACTCAAGCGGGCCGTCCGCGACGACCTCGACCGCTTCCTCAAGAGGAGAGACTACTACCAGCGGATCGGCAAGGCGTGGAAGCGCGGCTACCTGCTCTACGGCCCCCCGGGCACCGGCAAGTCCAGcctcgtcgccgccatggccaactATCTCCGTTTCAACATCTACGACCTCGATCTCGCCGGGTTGTACGACAACACCTGCCTGCAGAGGCTTCTCGTCGACATGTCTAACCAGTCCATCCTCGTCATCGAGGATATTGACTGCAGCTTCGACACCATGTCCAGGGAACGTAGCAAGGTATCGGAGTCGGCCGAcgctgaggaggacgacgaccgAGACCACCGCACCCGCGAGGAGCCCAAAATTACACTTTCGGGGCTGCTCAACTTCATCGACGGCCTGTGGTCAACCAGCGGCGAGGAGcgcatcatcatcttcaccaccaACTACAAGGACCGCCTCGACCCGGCGCTGCTGCGACCGGGACGCATGGATATGCACGTCTACATGGGCTACTGCTGCTGGGAGGCGTTCAGAACGCTGGCCCAGAACTATCACCTCCTCGAGGATCACCCTCTGTTCCCGGAGATACAGGAGCTGCTTGCGGCGGTGGAGGTGACACCGGCCGAGGTGTCCGAGATGCTGCTGAGGAG